The following are encoded together in the Brassica napus cultivar Da-Ae chromosome A9, Da-Ae, whole genome shotgun sequence genome:
- the LOC106403907 gene encoding CRIB domain-containing protein RIC8-like — MSNYRMKSLLKGLRYISHIFENEKEPEMQIGTPTDVKHVAHIGWYGGSVNQNSPSWMNDFKASGGGYASTPLGNYIVEDASEDSTRSRDIPRHPRSSRDRSNNVDSPIKGRSRRGTLNSSGNPKTSRRSKETCDNPQDGSRKSRRRKTRDCANDGSSRSSRRTCGSQTESILYVTESI; from the exons ATGTCCAACTACAGAATGAAAAGTCTCTTGAAGGGTCTTAGGTACATTTCTCATATATTTG aaaacgagAAAGAGCCAGAGATGCAAATTGGAACTCCAACAGATGTAAAGCATGTTGCACACATTGGTTGGTATGGAGGATCTGTCAATCAAAACTCACCTAGCTGG ATGAATGATTTTAAAGCATCGGGTGGTGGATATGCATCTACGCCTCTAGGAAATTATATCGTAGAGGATGCCTCGGAAG ATTCAACTCGATCACGTGACATACCAAGACATCCAAGATCGTCGAGAGACCGTTCGAACAATGTGGATTCACCAATAAAAGGACGATCACGACGTGGAACCTTAAACTCTAGTGGGAATCCAAAAACTTCACGGAGATCAAAAGAAACTTGTGATAATCCTCAAGACGGTTCTAGAAAATCTCGTAGAAGAAAAACTAGAGATTGTGCGAATGATGGATCGTCACGATCGTCGCGTAGAACATGCGGATCACAGACAGAATCTATACTGTATGTTACAGAATCAATCTAA
- the LOC106369262 gene encoding cactin, whose translation MGSHGKQKKKRRDESESDSDGSDDLSPPRSSRRRKGSSSSSRSRHRRSSDDDSSSDSDGGRKSKKRTSSKKPSEEEIKEYMAKKAQKKALRAAKKLKTQSVSGYSNDSNPFGDSNLTETFVWRKKIEKDVHHGVPLDEFSVKAEKRRRGERMTEVEKVKKRREERAVEKARHEEEMALLARERARAEFQDWEKKEEEFHFDQSKVRSEIRLREGRLKPIDVLCKHLDGSDDMDIELSEPYMVFKGLTVKDMEELRDDIKMYLDSDRATPTRVQYWEALIVVCDWELAEARKRDALDRARVRGEEPPAELLAQERGLHAGVEADVRKLLDGKTHSELLELQLDIESQLRSGSAKVVEYWEAVLKRLDIYKAKACLKEIHAEMLRRHLHRLEQLSEGDEEDVEVNHRLAPVMEENEEEEINDTNLSDAEEAFSPEPIMEEEEEADVEAEAAGSFSPELMHGDDREEAIDPEEDKKLLEMKRMVVMEKQKKRIKEAMDSKPAPVEDNFKVKAMKAMGAMEEGDAVFGSNAEVNLDSEVYWWHDKYRPRKPKYFNRVHTGYEWNKYNQTHYDHDNPPPKIVQGYKFNIFYPDLVDKIKAPIYTIEKDGTSSETCMIRFHAGPPYEDIAFRIVNKEWEYSHKKGFKCTFERGILHLYINFKRHRYRR comes from the exons ATGGGATCTCATGGtaagcagaagaagaagcggAGAGATGAATCAGAGTCTGACTCTGACGGTTCTGATGATTTGTCTCCTCCCAGGAGTTCCAGGAGAAGGAAGggaagcagcagcagcagtcGTAGTAGACACCGTCGTTCGAGTGATGATGATTCCTCCTCTGATAGCGATGGTGGACGGAAGAGTAAGAAGAGAACTTCCTCTAAGAAGCCCTCTGAGGAAGAAATCAAGGAGTATATGGCTAAAAAGGCTCAAAAGAAg GCATTACGTGCAGCAAAGAAACTGAAGACTCAGTCAGTGTCTGGCTACTCCAACGATTCAAACCCTTTTGGGGATTCCAATCTCACTGAGACCTTTGTGTGGCGGAAGAAGATTGAAAAAGATGTTCACCATGGAGTACCCTTGGACGAATTTTCCGTCAAAGCTGAGAAGAGGAGACGTGGGGAGAGGATGACGGAGGTTGAAAAGGTTaagaagaggagagaagagagagctgTGGAGAAAGCTCGACACGAGGAAGAAATGGCATTGCTGGCTAGAGAACGTGCTCGAGCTGAGTTTCAAGATTGggagaagaaggaggaagagtTCCATTTCGATCAAAGCAAGGTGAGGTCGGAGATCAGACTGCGTGAAGGACGGCTGAAGCCTATCGACGTCCTCTGCAAGCACTTGGATGGTTCAGATGATATGGATATCGAGCTCAGTGAACCCTACATGGTTTTCAAG GGACTCACTGTTAAAGATATGGAAGAGCTTCGGGATGATATCAAAATGTATCTGGATTCAGATCGGGCAACTCCAACACGCGTACAGTATTGGGAG GCGCTTATTGTGGTATGCGATTGGGAACTAGCTGAAGCTCGTAAAAGGGATGCCTTGGATCGAGCTAGAGTTAGAGGGGAGGAGCCTCCTGCAGAATTGCTTGCTCAAGAGAGGGGACTACACGCTGGTGTTGAAGCTGACGTCAGAAAACTTCTTGATGGGAAGACCCACTCGGAGCTTCTAGAACTGCAGTTGGACATCGAGTCCCAGCTGCGGTCTGGGTCCGCGAAAGTAGTAGAGTATTGGGAAGCAGTTCTAAAACGCCTCGATATATACAAGGCAAAG GCTTGCTTGAAGGAAATACACGCTGAGATGCTGAGGAGACATCTACATCGCCTCGAGCAACTTTCAGAGGGTGATGAAGAAGATGTCGAAGTTAATCATCGCTTAGCACCTGTGATGGAAGAAAACGAGGAGGAGGAGATAAACGATACAAATCTTTCAGATGCTGAAGAAGCCTTCTCTCCGGAGCCTAtcatggaggaagaagaagaagctgatgtGGAAGCAGAAGCGGCTGGTTCGTTTTCGCCAGAGCTCATGCACGGTGATGATCGTGAAGAAGCAATCGATCCCGAGGAAGACAAGAAGCTACTG GAAATGAAACGGATGGTTGTGATGGAGAAACAGAAGAAGCGGATCAAAGAAGCTATGGACTCAAAACCAGCACCTGTAGAAGATAACTTTAAGGTTAAAGCAATGAAAGCAATGGGAGCAATGGAGGAAGGTGATGCTGTCTTTGGCTCCAATGCTGAAGTGAACCTTGATTCTGAG GTATACTGGTGGCATGACAAGTACCGGCCAAGAAAACCGAAGTACTTCAACAGAGTTCACACGGGTTACGAGTGGAACAAGTATAACCAAACGCACTATGATCACGACAACCCGCCTCCTAAGATCGTTCAAGGGTACAAGTTCAACATCTTCTACCCGGATTTGGTAGACAAGATCAAGGCTCCCATTTACACTATAGAAAAAGATGGGACAAGTTCTGAAACTTGTATGATCCGGTTCCATGCTGGTCCTCCTTATGAAGACATT gcGTTCCGGATTGTGAACAAAGAGTGGGAGTATTCTCACAAGAAGGGTTTCAAATGCACGTTTGAGCGTGGGATTCTGCATTTGTACATCAACTTTAAACGACATCGTTACAGGCGATAG
- the LOC106365411 gene encoding glutathione gamma-glutamylcysteinyltransferase 2: MSTASLYRRFLPSPPAIDFASVEGKKIFNEALQKGTMEGFFRLISYFQTQSEPAYCGLASLSMVLNSLSIDPGRKWKGPWRWFDESMLECCEPLEIVKDKGITFGKVVCLAHSSGAKVQAFRTTQSTIHDFRKYVFKCSTSDNCHMISTYHRGVFKQTGTGHFSPIGGYNAERDMALILDVARFKYPPHWVPLKLLWDAMNSIDQSTGRHRGFMLISRPHREPGLLYTLSCKDESWTSIAKYLKEDVPLLVSSQHVDTIERILDVVFKSLPSNFNQFIRWMAEIRRTEDINQNLSSEEESRLDLKQELLKQVQETELFKHVEKFLFSVGYEDNKAYVLAKAGSQGSEILSETESDESCCPETCVKCIKGVGEDKVKTYPSGNDVFTALLLALPPQTWSGIKDQSLLQEMKQLISMVSFPTLLQQEVLHLRRQLQLLKRCQENKEDEDLSAPA; this comes from the exons ATGTCTACGGCGAGTTTGTATCGGAGGTTCCTTCCCTCTCCTCCGGCGATAGATTTCGCTTCCGTTGAAGGAAAG AAAATCTTCAATGAAGCGCTTCAGAAAGGAACCATGGAAGGGTTCTTCAGGCTGATTTCTTATTTCCAGACGCAGTCCGAGCCTGCTTACTGTGGATTAGCTAGCCTTTCCATGGTTTTGAACTCTCTCTCTATTGACCCCGGGAGAAAATGGAAAG GGCCTTGGAGGTGGTTTGATGAGTCAATGCTGGAATGTTGCGAGCCGCTTGAGATAGTGAAGGATAAGGGCATTACGTTTGGGAAAGTTGTCTGTTTGGCTCATAGCTCTGGTGCTAAAGTCCAAGCTTTCCGCACTACTCAGAGCACTATTCATGATTTCCGCAAATACGTGTTCAAATGTTCCACTTCTGATAATTGTCATATGATCTCAACGTATCATAGAGGAGTTTTCAAGCAG ACTGGAACAGGCCATTTTTCGCCTATTGGTGGTTATAATGCTGAAAGAGATATGGCTTtgattcttgatgtcgctcgtTTCAAGTATCCTCCTCATTGGGTTCCTCTTAAGCTTCTTTGGGATGCCATGAACAGTATTGATCAGTCAACAGGGAGACATAGAGG GTTCATGCTTATATCTAGACCCCACAGAGAACCAGGATTACTCTATACTCTG AGTTGTAAAGATGAGAGCTGGACCAGCATAGCAAAGTATTTGAAGGAAGATGTTCCTCTTCTTGTAAGCTCGCAGCATGTTGATACTATCGAAAGAATCTTGGATGTTGTATTCAAGTCACTTCCGTCAAACTTCAACCAATTCATCAGATGGATGGCTGAGATAAGAAGAACAGAGGATATAAACCAAAATCTCAGCTCAGAAGAGGAATCAAGGCTCGACCTAAAG CAAGAGCTGCTGAAACAAGTGCAGGAGACTGAACTGTTCAAGCATGTCGAAAAGTTTCTATTCTCTGTGGGCTACGAAGACAATAAGGCATATGTTCTTGCCAAGGCTGGTTCTCAAGGATCTGAAATCTTATCGGAAACGGAATCGGATGAGTCTTGTTGTCCGGAAACTTGTGTGAAATGCATCAAAG GTGTTGGTGAGGATAAAGTGAAGACTTACCCATCAGGGAACGATGTGTTCACTGCTCTTCTGTTGGCTTTACCTCCACAGACATGGTCAGGTATCAAAGACCAATCACTTTTGCAAGAGATGAAACAGCTCATTTCCATGGTTAGCTTCCCAACTCTGCTTCAACAGGAG GTGTTGCATCTACGACGACAACTTCAGCTGCTAAAAAGATGTCAGGAGAATAAAGAAGACGAAGACCTCTCTGCTCCTGCCTAA
- the BNAA09G50740D gene encoding uncharacterized protein BNAA09G50740D yields the protein MNTKTMRLPPRRVQTPDKRKERDGVISSVVQKPPETSVKKLPPPHVVNRPPVNSNTNKSLIAAEPVGSNQLILAGYLSHEFLTNGTLFGEQWDPARAQAGTTESMKLKRSHISEPAEESEPKRKRYVEVANLLRSDGAHLPGIVNPAQLARFLKL from the coding sequence ATGAACACCAAAACTATGCGTCTTCCGCCACGTCGCGTTCAAACGCCAGACAAACGCAAAGAAAGAGACGGCGTTATATCCTCCGTCGTCCAAAAACCGCCGGAAACCTCCGTGAAGAAGCTTCCTCCGCCGCATGTTGTTAACCGTCCGCCGGTTAATTCCAATACTAATAAATCACTAATCGCAGCCGAGCCGGTCGGCTCGAACCAGCTAATTTTAGCGGGTTACTTGAGTCACGAGTTTCTCACCAACGGCACACTCTTCGGTGAGCAATGGGATCCGGCTCGAGCACAAGCCGGTACGACCGAGTCGATGAAGTTAAAGCGGAGCCATATTAGTGAGCCGGCTGAGGAAAGTGAGCCGAAAAGGAAGAGGTATGTGGAGGTTGCTAATCTTCTACGGTCTGACGGGGCCCACCTGCCCGGCATCGTCAATCCTGCCCAGCTTGCCCGTTTTCTCAAACTGTGA
- the LOC106369261 gene encoding casein kinase 1-like protein 9 — translation MDLVIGGKFKLGRKIGSGSFGELYLGVNVQTGEEVAVKLESVKTKHPQLHYESKLYTLLQGGSGIPNIKWYGVDGEYNVMVIDLLGPSLEDLFNYCNRKLSLKTVLMLADQLINRVEYMHTRGFLHRDIKPDNFLMGLGRKANQVYIIDFGLGKKYRDLQTHRHIPYRENKNLTGTARYASVNTHLGVEQSRRDDLEAVGYVLMYFLKGSLPWQGLKAGTRKQKYDRISEKKVSTPIEVLCRNQPSEFVSYFRYCRSLRFDDKPDYSYLKRLFRDLFIREGYQFDYVFDWTVLKHPQTGSSSSSSSRTRDHTTGKPELTAGKPERTAGNRLSGAVEAFSRRHATPRDRSASRNSDDVPVGGGESERRGSSSRNGSSSRRAIASSSRPSSAGGPSDSRSSSRLVTSSGGGGMGSTSQRMGPGGYESKKSSTLSRGARNTRGDPLRRSFELLSLRKS, via the exons ATGGATCTTGTGATTGGTGGGAAATTCAAACTTGGCAGAAAAATTGGCAGTGGATCATTTGGAGAGCTCTATCTTG GTGTAAATGTCCAAACCGGAGAAGAAGTTGCTGTTAAGCTG GAATCTGTCAAGACCAAGCATCCTCAGCTACACTATGAGTCCAAATTGTATACGTTGCTTCAAGGAGGAA GTGGTATTCCTAACATCAAGTGGTATGGAGTTGATGGAGAATACAATGTTATGGTTATTGACCTTCTAGGTCCAAGTCTTGAAGACTTGTTCAACTACTGCAACCGAAAACTCTCTTTGAAAACCGTTCTCATGCTTGCTGATCAACTT ATTAACAGAGTTGAGTATATGCACACTAGAGGTTTCCTTCACCGTGATATTAAGCCTGACAACTTCTTAATGGGCCTCGGCCGCAAAGCAAACCAG GTTTATATAATTGATTTTGGATTGGGGAAGAAATACAGAGACCTTCAGACTCACAGGCACATTCCTTACAG agaaaacaaaaacctcACTGGAACAGCTCGGTATGCAAGTGTCAACACACACCTTGGAGTAG AACAAAGTCGAAGGGACGATTTGGAAGCAGTTGGTTATGTGCTTATGTACTTCCTCAAAGGAAG CTTACCATGGCAGGGATTAAAAGCTGGGACAAGGAAGCAGAAGTATGACAGAATAAGTGAGAAGAAAGTCTCAACTCCTATAGAG GTCTTATGTAGAAACCAACCGTCTGAGTTTGTTTCTTACTTCCGCTACTGCCGGTCTCTACGGTTTGATGACAAACCTGATTACTCTTACCTCAAGAGGCTATTCCGAGACTTGTTTATTAGAGAAG GTTATcagtttgattatgtatttgaCTGGACCGTCTTGAAGCATCCGCAAACTGGTTCCAGCTCCAGTTCTAGTTCAAGAACACGG GATCATACAACTGGAAAACCGGAGTTAACTGCTGGAAAACCGGAGAGGACTGCTGGCAATAGGTTATCAGGTGCGGTTGAAGCTTTTTCAAGAAGGCATGCAACACCACGTGATCGGTCTGCATCAAGAAACTCTGATGATGTCCCT GTTGGTGGTGGTGAGTCAGAAAGAAGAGGCAGTTCGTCAAGAAACGGAAGCTCTTCAAGGAGAGCAATCGCCTCGAGCTCACGTCCAAGTTCAGCTGGGGGTCCTAGTGATAGCAGATCCTCTAGCCGTTTGGTGACTTCAAGCGGCGGTGGTGGAATGGGATCAACGAGCCAGAGAATGGGACCAGGAGGATATGAGTCAAAGAAGAGTTCGACTCTTTCCCGTGGTGCTAGAAACACTCGGGGAGATCCGTTAAGGAGGAGCTTCGAGCTTCTTTCTCTTCGTAAATCATGA